The Fusobacterium pseudoperiodonticum DNA window TTTCATCTGCAAGTAAACAAGCTCTTGGTATTTCTATCATAGTACCTAGCTTATATTCCACTCTTGCTCCAAGTTCTTTAAACAGATCTTCTATTTCTTCTTCTATTTCTTTTCTTAAGTATGCTAATTCTTTAGCTTCCATAATGAAAGGTATCATTATTTCAGGGTGAACTTTTATTCCTTTCTTTTCACATTCATAAGCTGCTTCAATTATAGCTCTAGCTTGTATTCTATAAAGTTCAGGATAGCTAACTCCTAATCTACAACCTCTGTGACCAAGCATAGGATTCTCATCTTTTAATTTATAAATTCTTTTTTCTATTTCTTCAAGAGAAATTAATAGAATTTCTGCCATTTTCTTTTTATCATCTATAGTTTTTGGAAGAAATTCATGTACAGGTGGATCTAGAAGTCTAATATTAGCTTCATCACCATCTAAAACTTCAAAAATATTTAAGAAATCTTCTTTTTGTAAATTATGTAATTTCTTAAGAGCTCTTTCTTTTTCTTCTCCTCTATCACTTAGTATAAATTCTCTTATAGTCCAAATCTTATCGTTTTTAAAGAACATGTGTTCTGTTCTACAAAGTCCGATTCCTTTTGCACCAAAACTCTTTCCTTGTTCAACATCTTCAACAGTGTCAGCATTCATCCTTACATTCATTCTCTTTACTTCTGAAGCCCAAGAAACAAATTCTTTTAATTCATCTGAGAAACTATTTTCTTTCAAAGGAATTTTTCCTAAGAATATTTCACCTGTATGTCCACTTACAGAGATAAAATCTCCTTCTTTTAATACATGGTCTCCTATTGTCATAGTTTTATTTATTTCATCTAATTTTATTTCTGAGCAACCTGTAACACAACATTTACCCATTCCTCTTGCCACAACTGCTCCATGTGATGTTGCTCCACCTTTTAAAGTAACTATTCCTTGAGCAAGAGCCATACCTTGTAAATCTTCAGGTGAAGTTTCTTCTCTTACAAGTATAGTTTTTTCTCTTATCTTTACTCTTTTAGCATCGAACATTATTCTTCCAACTGCAACTCCTGATGATGCAGCAAGCCCTTTAGTTAATAAAGTTGCTTCTTTTAAGTATTTTTCTTCAAAGTCACCATTCAATAATTTATTTATTGATGCTGGCTCAACTTTCATTACTGCTTCTTCTTTTGTGATTATTCCTTCTTTAACTAAATCCATAGCGATTTTTAAAGAAGCTTCAGCTGTTCTTTTACCATTTCTTGTTTGTAAGATAAATAATTTTGAGTTTTCTATTGTAAATTCTATATCTTGCATATCTCTATTATGTTTTTCTAGTTTTTTAGCAGTTTCTACTAATTGATTGTAAATATCAGGCATAGAATTTTTTAGAAGTTCTATATTATCTGGTGTTCTTATTCCTGCAACTATATCTTCTCCTTGTGCATTCAAAAGAACTTCACCAAATATTTTATCTTCACCTGTAGAAGGATTTCTTGTAAATAGAACTCCTGTTCCTGATTTCTCATTAAAGTTACCAAAAACCATTTCTTGAATTACAACAGCAGTTCCCATATTATTGTCAATATTATGTAATTTTCTATATAATATTGCTCTGTCATTATTCCAAGAATCGAAAATTGATTTTACAGCAATAAGTATTTGATCTCTATAATTTTCAGGGAATATTTCCCCACATTCATCTCTATATATTTTTTTACTTTCTAGTATTTGAGCTTTGTAATCGGTTGCTTTTAAGTGTACGAATTTTCTTCTGTCTATTCCTTTTGCAATTTCAGAAAACATTTGTACAAATCTTAAATAAGAAGTATATACAAATTTTTCATCCTTAGTTATTTCTAGCATTTTTTCTGCTACATAGTCATTGAAGCCTAAATTTAAAATAGTATCCATCATTCCAGGCATAGAAACAGGAGCTCCAGATCTAACTGAAACTAACAGAGGCTTTGGTGATTGAAATTTTTTACCTGTTTCATATTCTAAAACTCTTATATTTCTTAAAATCTCCTCTTCTAATACAGGAGAAAGTTTTTTATCATTTTTAAAATATTCATTACAAGCAGTTGTAGATATAATTATTCCTTCAGGTATAGGTAGATCTATTTTAGCCATTTCAGCTAAGTTAGCTCCCTTTCCACCTAGTAAAGCCATCATTTCTTTTCCACCATCTCTAAATTCATATACTTGTTTCATTATTGTAGCCTCCTAAATACTTTTATTTTTAAGCTCTTGATAAAATAATTTTGTTACATTCGTTTTTGTAAATCTACCAACAAGAGATAATTTACCATTTTCTTTTCTAAGAACAGGTAAAGAGTCTATCTCATGTCTTATCAATTTTTCTATCGCATCCATTATATTATCGTCTTCAAAACAGTGTACAATATTTGGCATTCTTGTCATTATCATACTGACAGGTGTCTTTTCTATATTTTTCTTATTCAATGTAGCTTTTAACAAATCTTTTCTGGAAATGATACCAACTAATTTCTCGTTTTCAACCACAACTAAAGTACCTAAATCATAGTTAAATAAGTGTATGATAGCATCATAGACAGAAGTCTTTACATCTATTGAGTTCTGTGGACTCATACAGTCTTTAACTCTAATTATTGTACATTTATTGTTGTAACTATAACCTTTGTTTTGTTTAGATGTTACTAACTTCAGTGCTGTTAAAATTGAAAAATCTGTTCTCAGTGCAGATTTAGTAACATTTAAACTTTTAGCAATTTCATCTCCTGATAGTAATGATTTTTCTTTTAACATTTTAAGTATTTTCTTTTGTCTCTCTGTTAAAATCATCTAATCACTTCCTTATTAACGCTTATTATTTTAAAATTTAACATAAATAATATAAAAACACAAGTAATTTTAATTGATTAATGTACACTTATTTTTTCTTGCTTTATATCAGTCAATACTGTAGGAAAAACAAATTAAAAACTTTATAGAACTAATAAAGAATTTATAATAAATTATAGACAGTTTTATTTAAATAAGATATAATTATTTGAACAATAAATTGGAGGTGTAAAATGAAACTTAGTATAAATATAAAAGGTCTATCCAGAAAAAAAGTTATTCATCAAGAAGAAATAGAAATAATAAATGAAATTTCTACTACAAAAGATTTAATAAAAGAATTAGTAACAATTAATGTAGAAAAGTTTAATAAAAAAATAGATGATAAAGATATTTTATCTATCATGACTAATGAATACATTGCTGAAGCAGCAAGAAGTGGAAAAATTGGTGATGAAGTTCATGGAGATAAAAAAGCTAATTTAGAAAAAGCTTTAGATACTGCTTATTTAGCTTTTGAAGATGGACTATATTGTATCTTTGTAAATGATGAGCAAACTGAAAAACTAGAGGATAATCTAGCTTTAAAAGATGGAGATGTACTTACATTTATTAAGTTAACTATGCTTGCAGGTAGAATGTGGTAGGAGGAAAAATGTTAAGTTTCTCTGATTACAAATTCGAATTATTTTATAAAATAAAAGAAGTTAATCAACTTTCTAAAAATATCACTAAAGATGAGAATAATATATTTATTATTGAAAAAACTATAGATGCAAAAAATATTTTCTCTAAAACTAATGATGAACTTTTTGAATTAGCGAAAAAATTAGATATTTTAATTATTGAGAATGCTAATTATGAATATATTAATATTTATACAAATCAAAAAGAAGTACTCAAGACTGGATTTTTCCCTATGCTTAATAAGAAAAATCACTCTTCAGATATAGATAAATTAGAAGAATATCCTTTAGCAGAACTTTGGAAAAAATTTTATGAAAATGAGATAAAAGATTTTTCTACACTTTATCAATTACATCTTCTTTATCAACCCTATAGAAAAACTGGTAAATTCTCAGATGTGATTAATGATATTTTAGGAATTGCTCCAGCAACTATTATCAATAATATTGCCCAACTTTTTGAAACTACATCTAGTAAAAATCCTAGAGCTAATATAATAGCAAAAATAATAGATTTACTTTATACGGAATATGAAGAAAAGAATAAGGAATACATATTTGAAACTGCTAAAGCATTTACTATAGCACTTCTTGATAGAAAAACTGAAGACTTAGTGGAGAAACTTTCAAAACCTTCTTTTCACTATGATAAGAAAATAGAATATACTACTCTTTTTTCTATTCCTTCAAAAGTTACTTTTAATTATTTATCTAATTATTATAATGAAAAAACATTTATAGAAAGTTTTATTTTAAAACTTGCTATTGAGAATAAATTAAGTAACTATAAACATGGAGAAGTTTTCTATTCTCTTATTGAAATAGCAAACTCTATTGAGCTTGGTTTAGCTCCAAAGGAATTACTTATAAAAAATATTTTATCTACAAGTATAGAAAACATACTGGATAATTTAAAAATTTTTTATCATTTAATAAGTGGTAAAAAACATGATTTCTACAATGATGTGGATAAAATGAGAGATACTTGGAATTATGATAAGGCTATAAAGGTACTAGAAAAATATGTACTAGAAGCTATTAACTCTATAGTTGATAATGAACTTAAGAGTGAAGATAACAAAACTAAGTATTCTAAACTGATAACTTATATTGAAAAAATAGAAGGCATAGACTATTTAATTAAAATTTTACAAGCACTTGATAACAAAAAGATAGGTAGGACTAAAAAAGAAACTCTTAATTACTTATTAAAAATATGTTATCCAAGTGAAAAAGATAACTTAAAAACTTTTAAAGATAAAATTAAAAACACTGATATCTCAAAAGAAAGACTAGTAGAAGTGTCAATATATGCACCTCAATGGAAAAGACTTATTGATGATTTCTTAATGTCGTAAATAATACTTATGAAAAGAATGTGGTAGGAGGAAAAATGTTTGATTTTTATAGCAATAAATTTACATCGGATATTAATCACTTTATAAAAAAAGCTAAAGATAGAGTAAGATCTTTAGATAGAGATAATCAAAGATTTATCGAAGATATCTTTACAAAAGGAAATTATCGTAGCTATGGTGAGATTTTAGAAAATAATTTAATCAATAAGTTTGCAAGAAGAGAAAATGTTAAATTTGAAGATATTTTCCCAGAAAATATACACCCAGCATTAGAAATACTTATTGGAGAAACTAATTTAAAAAACTTTATAAAAATTGGAGAAAAAATTACAAAAACTCCCTATACTATGGGGTATACAAGAAGAATGGTCAGAAGCTCAAATTGTCGTAACTATATAGACAAACTTTTTTCTGTTCTTAAAACTTTTGTCCATTACAAGTTTTTTGATATCAATACTAAAAAATTATTACTTGGAAACTGTAATTTTAAAGGCCTTGAAGGTTGGAATTTGAAAAATTTAATCACTTCACTTGAAAATAAATATATTATTGCCAACGACATTGACAATGGAAATCAAGATGTTATAGATTTCATCAATGAAGCTTTGACAAGTGGTTCTTCTAAAAATATAAATTATGGAACCTTAGCAGCAGTATTTGTTTCTGAAAATAAATCTCTAGTAGAAATGGCTGGAAAATTACTTCTTGCTGCACAAAGACAGGAAGGACTTCGTCAACAAATATGTGAAACTATGGATGAAGGAAGTCAAGAAAATTTTGAATATATGTTTAAAATTATCTATGATAATGATTTAATTCGTTTCTCTTCTGTTAAAAGAGCTTTAGGAACTTGGACAGGTTTACTTGGTGAAAACTACAATAATCCTGAAACAGTAGGTAAAAAAGAATTAGAAATTATTAATAAACTAATTGATAATCCAAAATATGCTGATGAACTTTTAAAAAGTGATGATAATGTTGAAGTGTATCTTGCACTTTGGTATAAGGCAAGTCAAGATGTAAAGATTGCACTTGAAGCTATACAAGAACTTTTAAAAGTTACTAAAATACACACAAAATTGTTAGTTGCATATAATCTAGATATTTTCCAAGATATAAAATATCAAAGAACAGTTGCTAAAGATATAATTAAAGAATATTCAAAAAAAGATGATAATGATTTCTTAAAAATAGTTGCTTGTTATTGGGAACATCTATCTTATAATGCTTATACTAATTCTTCTATAAAGACTAATAGAGGACTTTTTGATACAGCAGATGAGGCAAAAGAATTTTTTGAAATATTTAAAAAAGTTTTTGTATTGATAGATGGCAAAGATAAAGTCTTTAATCCTATTATTTTTCCTTGGGTAAGCAAATATATATATAAACATAGTATAGCTAGCATTCTATTTACAATAGCTATTTCATATCCTGAATTAAATTTAAAAAATGAAGTATTAACTTATTTTAAAGCCCTTGATACTTATTCTCGTAGTGGATATTTAAAATCAATGTTTTACAAACCTGAAAATGAAGATGAAGAGTTGTTTGTTGTAAAAATGTTAGCTGATGCCAGTGTTACAAATGAAGTAAATAAAATAATAAGAAATAATAATTTAGCTAGTAAATATTCTAAGGAAATTGAAGATACACTTAGATTAAAAACCGCTGATGTTAGAAAGAATGCTATTAGTTTAATTTTAAGCCTTGAAAGTTCACAATTATTAGAAGCAACAGAAAATCTAGTTCAAGATAAAAATGCAAATAAAAGATTGGCTGGTCTAGATATTTTAACAAAAATAAAAGATAAGCAAGATTTTGCAAAAGAAAAAATTGAAAAAATTGCTACTACTATAAAAGAGCCAACAGATCCTGAAAAAATTCTTATTGATGGTTTAGTAGGAAAAGTTGAAACTACTGAATCTTCTGACTTATATGATAAAACATATAAATTTGAACTTCCTTATGAAGTAAAAGAAGTTAAGAAACTTTCTAAAAATGTTAAGAAAAATAAAGATGGAGTATATATTATTGAAAAGACTATAGATGCAAAAGATATTTTCACTAAAACTGAAGATGAACTTTTTGAATTAGTTAAAAAATTTAATGCTTTAGTTGTTAATAATGGTACCCATGAGTATACAAATGGCTACACTGGTGAAAAAGTTTTACTAAGAGATAACTTTCTTCCTATAGTAAAAAGAGCAAACTATTATTACAGTGTAGATGAGCACTTAGATGAGTATCCTTTAGCAGATACTTGGAGAGAATTCTATAAAAATGAAATAAAAGATTTCTCTACACTTTATCAATTGTATCTTCTTACTCAATCTCATTCAAGGATTGAAAATTTCAATAATGTTATTAATAAAATTTTACATACCACTCCAGGAATTATTCTTAAGAAGATAATTCATCATTTTAAAACTTTTTCTGATAATGAGATAATGGAAAAAATAGTGTATTTACTATATAAAGAATATAAAGAAGAAAATAAGGAATATCTATTTGAAACTTCAAAAGCTTTCTTTATTGAACTTCTAAAAGAAAATCCTGCAAATTTAGTCTACAGAAGAAATAAAAATCATAATTATAACAGTATTTTTGATTTAGAATATAGTATTCCTACTGTTGTTTTTAGAAATTTATCTGAATACTGGGATGAGAGAACATTTACAGAAAATTTAATTTTAAAATTAAACTTCGAAAAGAAAGTATCTTCTTATAAAACTAGGGAAAATTTCTATTCTCTGATTGATATAGCAAATGCTGTTGAACTTGCTCTAGTAGAAAAAGATTTACTTATAAAGAGTATTTTCTCTGAAGATATAGATAAGATGAGTACTAATTTTAGAAATCTATATAATTTTTTAGGAATTAAAAATCCTCATTATTACTATTATAATAATTATGATGATAATGAAAAAATTAAAAATTCTTGGAACTATGATAATGCTATAAAAGTTTTAAAGAAATATGGACTAGAAGTTGTTAACTATGTAGTTGACAATGAATTAAAAAGAGGAGATAGTAAAACTAAATATTCTAAACTAATCACTTCTATTAACAGAATAGAAGGAGTGGACTATTTAATTAAAATTTTACAAGCTCTCGGGAATGAAAAGTTAGTTAGAAGTGACTATTGGTATGGAGATAATACAAGCAAAAAAGAAGTTTTAAGCCACCTATTGAAAGTATCTTTCCCAAATGAAAAAGATGACTTAAAGACTTTTAAAGAAAAAATTAAAAATACTAATATCTCAGAAGAGAGGCTAGTTGAGGTGGCTATGTATGCATCTCAATGGATAGAACTGATAGATAAATTCTTAAAATGGAAGGGATTCACAAGTGGTTGCTACTATTTCCAAGCACATATGAGTGATGTTTCAAAGGATAAAGAAGGAATAATTGCAAAATATTCTCCTATTTCTATTGAAGATTTCCAAGCAGGAGCCTTTGATATCGACTGGTTTAAAGACGCCTATAAGCAACTAGGTAAAGAACACTTTGATGTCCTTTATGAAAGTGCAAAATATATAACTGATGGAGCTAAACATTCTCGTGCTAGAAAGTTTGCTGATGCAGTTTTAGGAAATATGAAAGTAAAAGATGTAGAAAAAGAAATTGCTGCTAAGAGAAATAAAGACTTAGTTGCAAGTTATTCTTTGATACCATTAGCTAAAAATAAAATTAAAGATGCTGTTAACCGTTATAAATTTTTACAAAATTTCTTAAAAGAAAGTAAACAATTTGGTGCACAAAGAAGAGCTAGTGAAGCTAAAGCTTTTGAAGTATCCTTAGAAAATCTATCTCGTAATATGGGTTATTCTGATGTTACTCGTTTAACTTGGGCTATGGAAAGTGAAATGATGGCTGAAATGAAAAAATATTTTGAGCCTAAGAAAATCCAAGATTATTCAGTATATATAGAAATTGATGACTTAGGTCAAAGCTCAATAAAATATGAAAAAGATGGAAAAGCTTTAAAATCTTTACCTACTAAAATTAAAAATGAAAAATATATTGAAGAAATTAAAGAAGTTCATAAGAACTTAAAAGAACAATATAGTCGTTCAAGAAAAATGTTAGAGCAATCAATGGAAGATGGAATTAAATTCTATGCTTATGAAATTAAAACTCTATCAACTAATCCTGTTGTTGCTCCATTAATTAAAGATTTAGTGTTTAAAGTAGATGACATCTTAGGATATTATGTAGATAATCAACTTATTGGTTTTGATAAAAAAGCTAAAAAAGTAACTTTAATTGAAGATATTGATAAAGATACTTTATTAACAATAGCTCACCCATTCGATTTATTTAATAGTAAACAATGGCCTTTGTATCAACAAGATATTTTAGAAAGAGAAGTAAAACAAGTATTTAAACAAGTTTTCCGTGAACTATATATCAAAACTAAAGATGAACTTAAAATGGAAAAATCTAGAAGATATGCAGGTCATCAAATTCAACCTACTAAGTCTATTGCCTTACTTAAAACTAGAAGATGGGTTGTAGATGATTATGAAGGTTTACAAAAAGTTTACTATAAAGAAAACATTATAGCTAAGATGTATGCTATGGCAGATTGGTACTCACCTGCTGAAGTTGAAGCACCTACTATTGAGGATATAGTTTTCTATGATAGAAAAACTTTTGAACTGATGACAATAGAAGATGTTCCTGATTTAATTTTCTCAGAAGTTATGAGAGATATTGATTTAGTTGTAAGTGTGGCACATGTAGGAGATGTTGATCCTGAAGCAAGTCAATCAACTATTGAAATGCGTAGAGCAATTGTTGAATTCAATGCTAAGTTGTTCAAGTTGAAAAATGTTACATTTACTGAAAGTCATGCTCTAATAAAAGGAACAAGAGCAGAGTACTCAATCCATTTAGGAAGTGGAGTAATTCATCAGAAAGCTGGTGCAACTATAGAAGTTTTACCTATACATTCTCAACATAGAGGAAGAGTTTTCTTACCATTTATAGATGAGGATCCAAAGACTGCTGAAATAATGGCTAAAGTTCTACTATTTGCACAAGATGAAAAGATTAAAGATATATTTATTTTAGACCAAATTTTATAATAAAGTAAAGCTATTGCAAATAAATAAAAAAGTAAAAAATAGTTCGTTACTGAGTAAATTAAAAAAATTTTCTTTGAGAGATTTTAATAATTTTTAGTTATATATAGCGATTACTTGACAGCCTATAATGTTTCTAGAGCTCCACAAAGGCTCTTTCAACATTATAGGACGTCGCAGTAATCTTGTTAAAAAATATTAATTATTTACTCAAAGAAAATTTCTAATGATAAATTATAATGTAACTCACTTATTTTTTATTTTAAACTTTAAATTTATATTTGCAATAGCTTTTTTATTTATTTATTGCCTGATCTAAATCTTCTATTAAATCATTTACATCTTCTATACCAACTGACATTCTTAAAAGACATTCATTTATACCTCTTGCTAATCTTTCTTCTAAAGGTACATCAGCATGTGTTTGGAACATAGGATAAGTAATTAGAGATTCAACTCCTCCTAAACTTTCTGCAAATTGTATTAACTTAATATCTTTCAAAATTTTCTTAGTTCTTTCAGGAGTATCAACATGGAAAGATACCATTCCTCCAAAACCTGTTCCTTGTTTTTTAGAAACTTCTATAGATTCATTTTCTTCAAGTCCTGGATAATAAACTGAAACAACTGCTTTTTGAGTTTTTAACCATTCAACAATCTTTTTAGCATTTTTTTGATGTTGTTCCATTCTAATATGAAGAGTTTTTATTCCTCTTAAAACAAGCCATGAATCAAAAGGAGATAAACAAGCTCCTATAGTCTTTGTTATGAATCTAAGTTTTTCACTAATTTCTTGAGAATTTGTTACTAAAAAACCTGCCAAAGTATCATTATGTCCTGCTAAATATTTTGTAGCACTGTGAAGTACAACATCAGCACCTAACTTAAGAGGTTTCTGAAAATATGGTGTTAAAAATGTATTGTCAACAACTAAAATACAATTATTCTTTTTAGCTATTTTAGAGATTTCTTCTATATCTGCTATCTTCATCATTGGATTTGTTGGAGTTTCTATATATATCATTTTTGTATTTTTTTCTATGGCTTTTTCAACATTTTCAACTTTATCTGTTTCAACAAAAGTTGTCTTTATTCCATTCTTTTTACAGATACTCTCCATCAATCTTATTGTTCCACCATATAAGTCATCTGTTGCAACTATATGATCCCCTGGTTCTAAGATATCTAATAAAGTTGTAACTGCTGCCATTCCTGTACTAAATGCTAAAGCATCCACACCTTCCTCTAAGTCATTAACTACTCTTTCTAGTTCTTCTCTTGTTGGATTTTGTAATCTTGAATAGTCAAAACCTGTTGATTCTCCAAATGCTGGGTGAACAAAAGTTGCAGATTGATATATAGGGAAACTTACTGCTCCTGTATTATCTACATTTCTTCTTTGTTTTTTCCCGTGGACACATACAGTTCCTACATTTTTATTCATGTTTCTTACCTTCCTTTTTTAATTTTCATTAATTTTAATTAATTTATTGATTAAAGTCAAGTTAATTATTTAATTTTCCTAACTCCATCTTGATTTTATCTTGAAATTTCTCAAAATTTATTTCTTCCTTCAATTCATCTAGTCCTAATATCTTTGAAAGTTTTATATATGAGTTAGTCAAATGTATAGGATAAAGTGAACTATCATTCCCTACTTTTTTCATAAAAATCATAGGATTAGAAATAGCCTTATTTGCATATATCATAGGGATAAAAACTTTCCCATTGTCACCTAATAGATATTGAAAATATCTAATAATACAAAGACATATAAAGCAAAGTGTGAAGTGTCCTTGAATATGTCTCTTAGAAAAGTCTACATCTGTTATTTTAAATTTATCTTCTATATTCCAACTATGTTGAAAGATATTAGATATCTCATAATCTTCTAAGTTTTCATCTGTCTTTAAACATATATATCCATTTTTTAAATTATTTTCTAAATAATCTTTGTAGGCTCTTTTCTTGTTCCAATAAACATAGAGTTTAGAATCTTTAATATCTAAGACTTTTTCTTTTTCTAAAACCTCATTTGTCTTAATATCTCTTTCTAAAATTTTCCATTTATTATCTTTTAAAATTTCATTTTGAATATCTTCAGATAAATCTTCAAAAGAAATAGAAGATATAGAACTTTTTTCTTGAATTTCACTTTCTTTTGTCAAAACTAAAATAAGTTTAGAATTTTTAAAATTCTTTTTAAAATCTTCTAGTTTATTTTTGGAATTATCTTCCTTCAGAGATAAGTGATAAGAAATAGGAATACCATAGGAATCAAAAAATAAGTTCATATTAAAAGGCAAATCTTTTTCTCCTTTTTGAAAATTATTAGATTCTAGTCCATAAAGAACTTTCCAATAAGAATTATAGATGTAATTTCCTCTATGATAGTAGACTATATTTTTATCTCTTTTTATTTTTTTCTCAAAAAACTTATTGAAACATTTTATTAAATCTTTTGTCTTTTTATCCAGTTGCAATAAAACATCATAGAACTCTGAATGAGATAGAGAATTCAAAGATATAAAAGGAGTTTTTCTATTTTCCAAGAAAGTTGAATAAGAACTTCCTAATCTATATACAACCAAAGCAAATAAAGACTTTGATAGATTTTCTCCTAAGATTTCATCTAAAGAAAGCTCTTTCCACAATGCATTTACTAAACTATGTCCAAAACGGAAAAGATTAGTCTTTGCTATTTTTTCTTTTTTTTCTATAGTTAATCTTTTTGCCTCTTCTTTTAATTCTTCAATAATATTTGGATTTTCTTTAAGTAATGTTTCATAGTTACCTATAGTTTTTATCACAACTGTCTTTTTCTTATTTGTCTTTGGTATTCTATGTTGCTCACAAAATTGAATAACTTTAGCTTTTCCTTTTCCTGTAACTGCTACATACATATTTTTCTCCCAAATTATTATAAAAAAGAGACTGTTGCAAATCATTATTAATTTAAAAGTTAAAAAATAAGTGAGTTACCTTATAAATTATTATTAGAAATTTTCTTTGAGTGAATAATGAATAGTTTTAATAAGATTACTGCGACGTCCTATAATGTTGAAAGAGCCTTTGTGGAGCTCTTGAAACACTATAGGCTGTCAAGTAATCGCTATATATAACTAAAAATTATTAAAATCTCTCAAAGAAAATTTTTTAATTTACTCAGTAACGAACTATTTTTTACTTTTATTAGTTTGCAACAGTCTATTTAATTATTGATTATTTTCTTCTTCTAATTTAAAGAATATATCTGCTTTCTTTGTTAGATACATCACAACATAAAGTACTGCTAAGATTAATAATGTTCCAGTTAATAAAGCATATTGTTCCATTCTTAGGATAGAGAATAGTATTGCGTAGATTCCACTCAAGAAAATAAACATTCCTATACCAAACTTTTTATTATCTGTCATACTTGCAATATACAATGAATTTGGTATTACTATTGCTAATGAAGCTACCAAATACGCCATCTCAAAACCTAAGTGCTCAGATAATGATAATAGTAATAGATAAAACATAACTAGTGAGAATCCT harbors:
- a CDS encoding DUF4132 domain-containing protein, whose product is MFDFYSNKFTSDINHFIKKAKDRVRSLDRDNQRFIEDIFTKGNYRSYGEILENNLINKFARRENVKFEDIFPENIHPALEILIGETNLKNFIKIGEKITKTPYTMGYTRRMVRSSNCRNYIDKLFSVLKTFVHYKFFDINTKKLLLGNCNFKGLEGWNLKNLITSLENKYIIANDIDNGNQDVIDFINEALTSGSSKNINYGTLAAVFVSENKSLVEMAGKLLLAAQRQEGLRQQICETMDEGSQENFEYMFKIIYDNDLIRFSSVKRALGTWTGLLGENYNNPETVGKKELEIINKLIDNPKYADELLKSDDNVEVYLALWYKASQDVKIALEAIQELLKVTKIHTKLLVAYNLDIFQDIKYQRTVAKDIIKEYSKKDDNDFLKIVACYWEHLSYNAYTNSSIKTNRGLFDTADEAKEFFEIFKKVFVLIDGKDKVFNPIIFPWVSKYIYKHSIASILFTIAISYPELNLKNEVLTYFKALDTYSRSGYLKSMFYKPENEDEELFVVKMLADASVTNEVNKIIRNNNLASKYSKEIEDTLRLKTADVRKNAISLILSLESSQLLEATENLVQDKNANKRLAGLDILTKIKDKQDFAKEKIEKIATTIKEPTDPEKILIDGLVGKVETTESSDLYDKTYKFELPYEVKEVKKLSKNVKKNKDGVYIIEKTIDAKDIFTKTEDELFELVKKFNALVVNNGTHEYTNGYTGEKVLLRDNFLPIVKRANYYYSVDEHLDEYPLADTWREFYKNEIKDFSTLYQLYLLTQSHSRIENFNNVINKILHTTPGIILKKIIHHFKTFSDNEIMEKIVYLLYKEYKEENKEYLFETSKAFFIELLKENPANLVYRRNKNHNYNSIFDLEYSIPTVVFRNLSEYWDERTFTENLILKLNFEKKVSSYKTRENFYSLIDIANAVELALVEKDLLIKSIFSEDIDKMSTNFRNLYNFLGIKNPHYYYYNNYDDNEKIKNSWNYDNAIKVLKKYGLEVVNYVVDNELKRGDSKTKYSKLITSINRIEGVDYLIKILQALGNEKLVRSDYWYGDNTSKKEVLSHLLKVSFPNEKDDLKTFKEKIKNTNISEERLVEVAMYASQWIELIDKFLKWKGFTSGCYYFQAHMSDVSKDKEGIIAKYSPISIEDFQAGAFDIDWFKDAYKQLGKEHFDVLYESAKYITDGAKHSRARKFADAVLGNMKVKDVEKEIAAKRNKDLVASYSLIPLAKNKIKDAVNRYKFLQNFLKESKQFGAQRRASEAKAFEVSLENLSRNMGYSDVTRLTWAMESEMMAEMKKYFEPKKIQDYSVYIEIDDLGQSSIKYEKDGKALKSLPTKIKNEKYIEEIKEVHKNLKEQYSRSRKMLEQSMEDGIKFYAYEIKTLSTNPVVAPLIKDLVFKVDDILGYYVDNQLIGFDKKAKKVTLIEDIDKDTLLTIAHPFDLFNSKQWPLYQQDILEREVKQVFKQVFRELYIKTKDELKMEKSRRYAGHQIQPTKSIALLKTRRWVVDDYEGLQKVYYKENIIAKMYAMADWYSPAEVEAPTIEDIVFYDRKTFELMTIEDVPDLIFSEVMRDIDLVVSVAHVGDVDPEASQSTIEMRRAIVEFNAKLFKLKNVTFTESHALIKGTRAEYSIHLGSGVIHQKAGATIEVLPIHSQHRGRVFLPFIDEDPKTAEIMAKVLLFAQDEKIKDIFILDQIL
- a CDS encoding trans-sulfuration enzyme family protein translates to MNKNVGTVCVHGKKQRRNVDNTGAVSFPIYQSATFVHPAFGESTGFDYSRLQNPTREELERVVNDLEEGVDALAFSTGMAAVTTLLDILEPGDHIVATDDLYGGTIRLMESICKKNGIKTTFVETDKVENVEKAIEKNTKMIYIETPTNPMMKIADIEEISKIAKKNNCILVVDNTFLTPYFQKPLKLGADVVLHSATKYLAGHNDTLAGFLVTNSQEISEKLRFITKTIGACLSPFDSWLVLRGIKTLHIRMEQHQKNAKKIVEWLKTQKAVVSVYYPGLEENESIEVSKKQGTGFGGMVSFHVDTPERTKKILKDIKLIQFAESLGGVESLITYPMFQTHADVPLEERLARGINECLLRMSVGIEDVNDLIEDLDQAINK